The following coding sequences are from one Bos taurus isolate L1 Dominette 01449 registration number 42190680 breed Hereford chromosome 26, ARS-UCD2.0, whole genome shotgun sequence window:
- the NFKB2 gene encoding nuclear factor NF-kappa-B p100 subunit isoform X1 — protein sequence MDSCYDPGLDGIIEYDDFKFNPSIVEPKEPAPETADGPYLVIVEQPKQRGFRFRYGCEGPSHGGLPGASSEKGRKTYPTVKICNYEGPAKIEVDLVTHSDPPRAHAHSLVGKQCSELGVCAVSVGPKDMTAQFNNLGVLHVTKKNMMEIMIQKLQRQRLRSRPQGLTEAERRELEQEAKELKKVMDLSIVRLRFSAFLRASDGSFSLPLKPVISQPIHDSKSPGASNLKISRMDKTAGSVRGGDEVYLLCDKVQKDDIEVRFYEDDENGWQAFGDFSPTDVHKQYAIVFRTPPYHKMKIERPVTVFLQLKRKRGGDVSDSKQFTYYPLVEDKEEVQRKRRKALPTFSQPFGGGSHMGGGSGGSAGGYGGAGGGGGSLGFFPSSLAYSPYQSGAAPMGCYPGGGGGAQMAAETPSVDAGEEAAEPSAPPGTPQREQQTPELLHRAREYNARLFGLAQRSARALLDYGVTADARSLLAGQRHLLTAQDENGDTPLHLAIIHGQTTVIEQIAHVIYHAPHLGVVNITNHLHQTPLHLAVITGQTKVVSFLLQVGADPALLDRHGDSAVHLALRAGASAPDMLCALLRSGVPAMPQLLHVPDFEGLYPVHLAVRARSPECLDLLVESGAEVEAAERQGGRTALHLATEMEELGLVTHLVTKLRANVNARTFAGNTPLHLAAGLGSPTLTRLLLKAGADVHAENEEPLCPLPSPPTSGSDSDSESPERDTRGSFRGHTPLDLTRSSKVKTLLLNAAQDTMAPPLTPPSPAGPEIPLEDTVLQNLEHLLDGPGAQGSWVELAERLGLRSLVDTYRRTASPSGSLLRSYQLAGGDWTGLLNALSDMGLEEGVRLLKGPETQEKLPSTAEVKEDSAYGSQSVEQETEKLGPPPEPPGGLCHGRPQPQVH from the exons ATGGACAGTTGCTACGACCCA ggtctggatggcatcattgaataTGATGATTTCAAATTCAACCCGTCCATTGTGGAGCCCAAGGAGCCAGCCCCAGAGACAG ctgATGGTCCCTACCTGGTGATCGTGGAACAGCCTAAGCAG CGAGGCTTCCGATTTCGATATGGCTGTGAAGGCCCTTCCCATGGAGGACTGCCAGGAGCCTCTAGCGAGAAGGGCCGGAAGACTTATCCCACTGTCAAG ATCTGTAACTACGAGGGACCTGCCAAGATTGAGGTGGACCTGGTAACACACAGTGACCCGCCTCGTGCCCATGCCCACAGTCTGGTGGGCAAACAGTGCTCGGAGCTGGGGGTCTGCGCAGTGTCTGTGGGGCCCAAGGACATGACTGCCCA ATTTAACAACCTGGGTGTCCTCCATGTGACCAAAAAGAACATGATGGAGATTATGATACAAAAACTTCAGAGGCAGCGTCTTCGCTCCAGGCCCCAGGGCCTTACGG AGGCTGAGCGTCGAGAGCTGGAGCAGGAGGCCAAGGAACTGAAGAAGGTGATGGATCTGAGCATTGTGCGACTGCGCTTTTCTGCCTTCCTTCGAGCCAGTGATGGCTCCTTCTCTCTGCCCCTGAAGCCAGTTATCTCCCAGCCCATACATGACAGCA AGTCTCCTGGAGCCTCAAACCTGAAGATTTCTCGAATGGACAAGACAGCTGGCTCTGTGCGGGGTGGAGATGAGGTTTATCTGCTCTGTGACAAGGTGCAGAAAG ATGACATTGAGGTTCGGTTCTACGAGGATGATGAGAATGGATGGCAGGCCTTTGGGGACTTCTCTCCCACAGATGTTCACAAACAG TATGCCATTGTGTTCCGGACACCTCCCTATCACAAGATGAAGATTGAGCGTCCTGTAACCGTGTTCCTGCAACTGAAACGCAAGCGTGGGGGGGACGTCTCTGACTCCAAACAGTTCACCTATTATCCTCTGGTAGAAG ACAAGGAGGAGGTGCAGCGGAAGCGGAGGAAAGCCTTGCCCACCTTCTCCCAGCCCTTTGGGGGTGGCTCCCACATGGGTGGAGGCTCTGGGGGCTCGGCTGGGGGTTatggaggagctggaggaggag GTGGCAGCCTCGGCTTTTTCCCCTCCTCCTTGGCCTACAGCCCCTACCAGTCGGGCGCGGCCCCAATGGGCTGCTACccgggaggcgggggtggggcgcAGATGGCCGCCGAGACGCCTAGTGTGGATGCTGGGGAGGAAGCAGCAGAGCCGAGCGCGCCCCCCGGGACGCCCCAGCGCGAACAGCAAACCCCGGAGCTGCTGCATCGAG CCCGGGAGTACAACGCACGCCTGTTCGGCCTGGCGCAGCGCAGCGCTCGAGCCTTGCTGGACTACGGCGTCACGGCGGACGCACGCTCGCTGCTGGCGGGACAGCGCCACCTGCTGACTGCACAGGATGAGAACGGAGACAC GCCACTGCACTTGGCCATCATCCACGGGCAGACCACCGTCATTGAGCAGATAGCCCACGTCATCTACCACGCCCCACACCTCGGCGTGGTTAATATCACCAATCACTTGCACCAG ACGCCCCTGCACCTGGCAGTGATCACGGGGCAGACGAAGGTGGTGAGCTTCCTGCTGCAGGTGGGCGCAGACCCAGCACTGCTGGATCGGCATGGAGACTCAGCAGTGCACCTGGCACTCCGGGCAGGTGCCAGCGCCCCCGACATGCTGTGCGCCCTGCTGCGGAGTGGGGTTCCTGCCATGCCCCAACTGCTGCATGTACCCGACTTCGAAG GGCTATACCCAGTCCACCTGGCAGTCCGTGCCCGAAGCCCCGAATGCCTCGATCTGCTGGTGGAGAGTGGGGCTGAAGTGGAGGCTGCAGAGCGGCAGGGGGGCCGGACAGCCCTGCATCTAGCCACAGAGATGGAGGAGCTGGGGTTGGTCACCCATCTCGTCACCAAG CTCCGGGCCAACGTGAATGCCCGCACCTTTGCGGGAAACACACCCCTACACTTGGCAGCTGGACTGGGATCCCCAACCCTCACCCGCCTCCTTCTGAAGGCTG GTGCTGACGTCCACGCAGAGAACGAGGAGCCCCTGTGCCCACTGCCTTCGCCTCCCACCTCTGGTAGTGACTCAGATTCCGAGAGCCCTGAGAGGGACACCCGAGGCAGCTTCCGGGGCCACACACCTCTTGACCTCACTCGCAGCAGCAAG GTGAAGACCTTGCTGCTAAATGCTGCTCAGGACACCATGGCGCCGCCGCTGACCCCGCCCAGCCCTGCAG GGCCAGAGATACCCCTTGAAGATACAGTCCTACAGAACCTGGAGCATCTGCTTGATGGGCCAGGAGCCCAGGGCAGCTGGGTGGAGCTGGCAGAACGGCTGGGGTTGCGCAGTCTGGTGGACACGTATCGAAGGACAGCCTCGCCCAGTGGCAGCCTCCTGCGCAGTTACCAG cTGGCTGGTGGCGACTGGACGGGCCTGCTGAATGCTCTGTCTGACATgggcctggaggagggggtgaggCTGCTGAAGGGTCCAGAGACCCAGGAAAAGCTGCCCAGCACAG CAGAGGTGAAGGAGGACAGTGCCTATGGGAGCCAGTCGGTGGAACAGGAAACAGAGAAGCTGGGCCcaccccctgagccaccaggagggcTCTGCCACGGGCGGCCCCAGCCTCAGGTGCACTGA
- the NFKB2 gene encoding nuclear factor NF-kappa-B p100 subunit: MDSCYDPGLDGIIEYDDFKFNPSIVEPKEPAPETADGPYLVIVEQPKQRGFRFRYGCEGPSHGGLPGASSEKGRKTYPTVKICNYEGPAKIEVDLVTHSDPPRAHAHSLVGKQCSELGVCAVSVGPKDMTAQFNNLGVLHVTKKNMMEIMIQKLQRQRLRSRPQGLTEAERRELEQEAKELKKVMDLSIVRLRFSAFLRASDGSFSLPLKPVISQPIHDSKSPGASNLKISRMDKTAGSVRGGDEVYLLCDKVQKDDIEVRFYEDDENGWQAFGDFSPTDVHKQYAIVFRTPPYHKMKIERPVTVFLQLKRKRGGDVSDSKQFTYYPLVEDKEEVQRKRRKALPTFSQPFGGGSHMGGGSGGSAGGYGGAGGGGGSLGFFPSSLAYSPYQSGAAPMGCYPGGGGGAQMAAETPSVDAGEEAAEPSAPPGTPQREQQTPELLHRAREYNARLFGLAQRSARALLDYGVTADARSLLAGQRHLLTAQDENGDTPLHLAIIHGQTTVIEQIAHVIYHAPHLGVVNITNHLHQTPLHLAVITGQTKVVSFLLQVGADPALLDRHGDSAVHLALRAGASAPDMLCALLRSGVPAMPQLLHVPDFEGLYPVHLAVRARSPECLDLLVESGAEVEAAERQGGRTALHLATEMEELGLVTHLVTKLRANVNARTFAGNTPLHLAAGLGSPTLTRLLLKAGADVHAENEEPLCPLPSPPTSGSDSDSESPERDTRGSFRGHTPLDLTRSSKVKTLLLNAAQDTMAPPLTPPSPAGPEIPLEDTVLQNLEHLLDGPGAQGSWVELAERLGLRSLVDTYRRTASPSGSLLRSYQLAGGDWTGLLNALSDMGLEEGVRLLKGPETQEKLPSTEVKEDSAYGSQSVEQETEKLGPPPEPPGGLCHGRPQPQVH, from the exons ATGGACAGTTGCTACGACCCA ggtctggatggcatcattgaataTGATGATTTCAAATTCAACCCGTCCATTGTGGAGCCCAAGGAGCCAGCCCCAGAGACAG ctgATGGTCCCTACCTGGTGATCGTGGAACAGCCTAAGCAG CGAGGCTTCCGATTTCGATATGGCTGTGAAGGCCCTTCCCATGGAGGACTGCCAGGAGCCTCTAGCGAGAAGGGCCGGAAGACTTATCCCACTGTCAAG ATCTGTAACTACGAGGGACCTGCCAAGATTGAGGTGGACCTGGTAACACACAGTGACCCGCCTCGTGCCCATGCCCACAGTCTGGTGGGCAAACAGTGCTCGGAGCTGGGGGTCTGCGCAGTGTCTGTGGGGCCCAAGGACATGACTGCCCA ATTTAACAACCTGGGTGTCCTCCATGTGACCAAAAAGAACATGATGGAGATTATGATACAAAAACTTCAGAGGCAGCGTCTTCGCTCCAGGCCCCAGGGCCTTACGG AGGCTGAGCGTCGAGAGCTGGAGCAGGAGGCCAAGGAACTGAAGAAGGTGATGGATCTGAGCATTGTGCGACTGCGCTTTTCTGCCTTCCTTCGAGCCAGTGATGGCTCCTTCTCTCTGCCCCTGAAGCCAGTTATCTCCCAGCCCATACATGACAGCA AGTCTCCTGGAGCCTCAAACCTGAAGATTTCTCGAATGGACAAGACAGCTGGCTCTGTGCGGGGTGGAGATGAGGTTTATCTGCTCTGTGACAAGGTGCAGAAAG ATGACATTGAGGTTCGGTTCTACGAGGATGATGAGAATGGATGGCAGGCCTTTGGGGACTTCTCTCCCACAGATGTTCACAAACAG TATGCCATTGTGTTCCGGACACCTCCCTATCACAAGATGAAGATTGAGCGTCCTGTAACCGTGTTCCTGCAACTGAAACGCAAGCGTGGGGGGGACGTCTCTGACTCCAAACAGTTCACCTATTATCCTCTGGTAGAAG ACAAGGAGGAGGTGCAGCGGAAGCGGAGGAAAGCCTTGCCCACCTTCTCCCAGCCCTTTGGGGGTGGCTCCCACATGGGTGGAGGCTCTGGGGGCTCGGCTGGGGGTTatggaggagctggaggaggag GTGGCAGCCTCGGCTTTTTCCCCTCCTCCTTGGCCTACAGCCCCTACCAGTCGGGCGCGGCCCCAATGGGCTGCTACccgggaggcgggggtggggcgcAGATGGCCGCCGAGACGCCTAGTGTGGATGCTGGGGAGGAAGCAGCAGAGCCGAGCGCGCCCCCCGGGACGCCCCAGCGCGAACAGCAAACCCCGGAGCTGCTGCATCGAG CCCGGGAGTACAACGCACGCCTGTTCGGCCTGGCGCAGCGCAGCGCTCGAGCCTTGCTGGACTACGGCGTCACGGCGGACGCACGCTCGCTGCTGGCGGGACAGCGCCACCTGCTGACTGCACAGGATGAGAACGGAGACAC GCCACTGCACTTGGCCATCATCCACGGGCAGACCACCGTCATTGAGCAGATAGCCCACGTCATCTACCACGCCCCACACCTCGGCGTGGTTAATATCACCAATCACTTGCACCAG ACGCCCCTGCACCTGGCAGTGATCACGGGGCAGACGAAGGTGGTGAGCTTCCTGCTGCAGGTGGGCGCAGACCCAGCACTGCTGGATCGGCATGGAGACTCAGCAGTGCACCTGGCACTCCGGGCAGGTGCCAGCGCCCCCGACATGCTGTGCGCCCTGCTGCGGAGTGGGGTTCCTGCCATGCCCCAACTGCTGCATGTACCCGACTTCGAAG GGCTATACCCAGTCCACCTGGCAGTCCGTGCCCGAAGCCCCGAATGCCTCGATCTGCTGGTGGAGAGTGGGGCTGAAGTGGAGGCTGCAGAGCGGCAGGGGGGCCGGACAGCCCTGCATCTAGCCACAGAGATGGAGGAGCTGGGGTTGGTCACCCATCTCGTCACCAAG CTCCGGGCCAACGTGAATGCCCGCACCTTTGCGGGAAACACACCCCTACACTTGGCAGCTGGACTGGGATCCCCAACCCTCACCCGCCTCCTTCTGAAGGCTG GTGCTGACGTCCACGCAGAGAACGAGGAGCCCCTGTGCCCACTGCCTTCGCCTCCCACCTCTGGTAGTGACTCAGATTCCGAGAGCCCTGAGAGGGACACCCGAGGCAGCTTCCGGGGCCACACACCTCTTGACCTCACTCGCAGCAGCAAG GTGAAGACCTTGCTGCTAAATGCTGCTCAGGACACCATGGCGCCGCCGCTGACCCCGCCCAGCCCTGCAG GGCCAGAGATACCCCTTGAAGATACAGTCCTACAGAACCTGGAGCATCTGCTTGATGGGCCAGGAGCCCAGGGCAGCTGGGTGGAGCTGGCAGAACGGCTGGGGTTGCGCAGTCTGGTGGACACGTATCGAAGGACAGCCTCGCCCAGTGGCAGCCTCCTGCGCAGTTACCAG cTGGCTGGTGGCGACTGGACGGGCCTGCTGAATGCTCTGTCTGACATgggcctggaggagggggtgaggCTGCTGAAGGGTCCAGAGACCCAGGAAAAGCTGCCCAGCACAG AGGTGAAGGAGGACAGTGCCTATGGGAGCCAGTCGGTGGAACAGGAAACAGAGAAGCTGGGCCcaccccctgagccaccaggagggcTCTGCCACGGGCGGCCCCAGCCTCAGGTGCACTGA